A region of the Littorina saxatilis isolate snail1 linkage group LG12, US_GU_Lsax_2.0, whole genome shotgun sequence genome:
ACACCCATAATGTCATCAGCCACAgaacgggggtgggggggagggagatgggGGGCGAGGCGAGATGACCCAACAAAGATGGCCGATACACCGCCACGCCAAAGGTGAAAGGTCAACCCTCGCTCCCGGGGTCAAGGCCATCGATCGTCTGACATTTCAATCCTTGGCTCTCCCTCCTGATCAAGCGGAAAGGCTCGAATTCCACAACTTTTAACACAAGACGCGAATTGCGCAATTCGCCTTCACCAAAATGAGCGACGCCGCTAAGCCATAAGGCCTCACAATAATTGGGCAAAGTTTACTTAAATGAAATCTACTTCTCAAAGCtagctgcacgaagctttggcattgaGTTTTCAGTCCAAAAAAAACACTTCGCGAAGTGGACTTGACCAGTGTAGCGCAGTGTTCGGTGTGAATGAGAGTCGCGTGGCGTCACTCACTGTGGTGTCACCCATTGCAGAGACTCGCGCAACACGGGTAGTGCTCGCATTGGACCCCATCAGCCTCCCTTCCGCCTCCCTCTGACCTTCTGTCTACCCTGTTCCGCAGACTGCTGACCGACATATAATGCTTCTCTCCCACTTTCACTGTGCCTGAGCTCCGCCACTGAATCGACCATGTAGCCGACTGATTTGCCAGAGTAAGTGGAAAACCACAGAAATGGAatataatgctgcgtcgctcaaaagaaataacggttttaggcgtgacgaaaaaaagaacagggtcGGAGTACgatgataaatacaagacttattttacatCCATTTGAAAAATGCATACATCCCCGGTGGCGACTCAcataacgaaatcgtttttctcgtgttttgagcTTGCTGGTGTAACAGCTCAGAGCTGAGTACGTCCCGCACTTCGCTTTGTTTACATCACGTGACCACCCAAACATCCtcacaacgcaacattttcacaacttgaaaaacacgtttatttgtttgctttgtatttAGTACACATTTCTAattacatttaccactgaaacaccaaattgtatactttattttgcaagttAATCGgtatcatacaaaataacgttatcacgagacgaacaAAGGGAAGACGTTATGCAAAGTTtctcagagatcgtctgcttctcaactCTTTCGCGCGaatcgtgtaatatctatttttgcggaaacctcccgaagaGATGCAATCTCAACGGCTTCAACCTGCAACATTATACATAAGTCGTttttatttggaatgtgacgtcctgcTCTTCGTCAGTCACGCCTATCATgtctcgaaaactaagcgtcaCACTCataaccagcgcccttccattaataGGTTTGTGCGTGATTGTCAATACTGTGTAGCAACACACTGACTGTCATGACCGCCGTGTTGTGCACATATCAAATAGGTTAGGTCTACAACCACGAAAACAGTTTGTGTCTATCGAACAGCACAAACCTAGTGAAAATCTGAATACAtatctccgtgtgtgtgtgtgtgagtgtttgtatgtcagagacagagacaaagagagagacagagagaaaccgCGGGAGAGGAGACCGGATTATACAATGACTTTCACAGTTTTCATTGTTCGAAACTCAAGGATCACCCACGCCGTCTTTAGGTACAAGGTGACGTTTCATTGGTCCACGCTGCATCGTCATAATGAGTTGCTGCGGAATACAGCCACGCGCAGGAAGTCATGACGCAGAGGTCCGGTTGCAGCTGATAACCAAAAACCGGAGACCTTTATTTTGACAGTTTTGCTTCGGGAAAGTGACAGGTTTTGCTGACAATAAAACGATGAAGGTCCTGCTTGTATGTATtatcagagactatagagtatacagagacgcttcatccttctttgcgctgcggtgcgaaagtgagaccggccagcccagcgcgggaaaagagccactccctgccgcacaaggaagttcgcgtatagcggctgctgtcggctgtgtttatatcacgtttatattaacatactgtctgttctgtccggctgacagtgctgcaaaaagtaactgaacgaaaaaatatgtttgtttgtgaacatcctttttaaatgaccataaaaacaccgcagaaaatggtgtagattaaaattaaatcaaatttacttaggcggcaatacccgctgcatcgctgtagttatgcaaacatgattcaagtcagtgtcttttcacgaactaaccgtcgttatttttgtgtgttttagtcaaatacaaatacatactgtaTATACATGGTCActtaagcctgagaaaatatgtcaggaataaatcgttaacgaaatagttcccggtcaaatcggtaactaaggcatttagtcaacTTGGCGTCGTCCCAGCACCTCTAAAGTGAAATGGGTAGTCAATTGCACGGTGCTAAGAAATTatcatgtaaggaaaactgtaaaatacagcaacttaaacaacattattgtgacctagctgactttaattaaagaatcttgatcgatcgatgattgtcttatttcttatcggttgcttctttcttgttcagaaagctctctctctctctctctctctttttttcctagtcatagttatagtaaaatagtttagtccctctttagggcgagggccagatgcaaaaaagcatatctatgcttattcttgtcaccctcgaaaaataaagatttgtcattgtcattgtcattgtcattgtctctctctctctctctctctctctctctctctctctctctctccctctctctctctctctttctctctctctctctctgagtcagtttatgacacacacacacatacacacacacgcatgcacacacacacacacacacacacacacacacacacacacacacacacatatgaattGAGATGAATTAACGAGGTACGGACCGACTGGATGACACTTTGAACAGCATCGTCACAAGTATTCTAGTTTGAGAAGTTTTCGACTTTTGCGCTTGGACGAAGAATAGAATCAATTGTTCAGTTgtccttcaaaacaaaattaagcctgatgttaattaaacaactgcgcaatcacattgttgagcttgtgtacagtgtgtgttttctctgttctggtagaatacacgcagttcgacgctacactttttactgattttccgacatttaacgagagaacaaaaaaaaccaatacaATCCTCACTTGCTCTCTTCCtcaggaaatttgaacatcctgaagcctttggcatgtgagtttgagcaattgatggccaaagaccatgccccgctgtgttttctttttggtgcggccatggttgtgctgcacgatatcgctactgctgtggaaagggaaagtaggtttttacatgtttccgcgtggtggcgccacggggcttcctgtttcaattttcagcgccgaatgaagcgtctctgtgtactctacagtctctggtatTATCAGGACGGATTCTCAGAAATCTAGGCGGTATAATTATAGTCTCCCCTATCCACTATCTCAAGTTAAAGACAGATTGTCATCCGGTTTTCTAAACAAAGTATAGCTCCGCAGTTAACATTGAACGGGCGCCACCGGAGGTTGCTCAGTATTCTCAACCACTTCAGAAGATTATGGGCATGTTTTTGACATGTTAAAATTGTTATCGCTGGTCCAAATGCTTGAGTCGGTCATTAAGATGCGTCAGCAGGGTTTTTCGCAACATGTCAGTCAGTAAGATGCGTCAGCAGGGTTTTTTGCAACATGTCGGTCCCGTCTGCTTTGTGAAAACGATTAAAAGCAAAATTGTCCGATGCTTATGACCTTTTAATAAAACTGTCTTTCTTATCCTCCCctactcctctctctctttctctctttctatgtctttccatgtctgtctctctctctctctctctctctctctctctctctctctctctcttctctctctctctctctctctctctctctctctctctctctctctctcgtgttgaCTGGTGGTGGTGTGAGCGTGCTGATGACTGTACGGCCAGGACAGTGAAGGTCTGTATTCGTCACGTGCACCACAGCATCATCACGACCGTGACACGCACTCCTCACACTGACTTGATAAAGGGCAAAATACATCTGCGCAGTCGCCACTATACTACATGCTGCGATAGGTATTATGACGAGTTAGGGTTATGAGGAGtacgtgcagaaatggaatggaaAAGACATTAGGCCGGGTTGGTGTAATACTAGAGACTAattgggaaaaaaataaaaataaaaaaaataaaataaataaataaaataaataaataaataaatgcctGCGCTTataactgtacccacagaatacacgCGATatgagcctcatattgattgattgattgataacgtGGTTATATGATAACGCGGGAAGATCGGTAGCTTTTCAGGTCATCTTTGCATGGTAACAACAGCGCGTAGCACGTGCTGCAGTGATAATCATATCCTGTCACACCACATGTCTCTGTCTTGCTGACGGCACCGCCATCTGTGTGTGACAGCGACGTGGCCTGAGGCGACCAGTGACCAGACTGGTGACCATGGCAACGCACGGCGCAAGGCCGTCAAGGCGTGCCGGACAGCAGGGGCGGTGCTAGGGGCGGTGTTGAGCGTGACCACAAGGTCTGTGCTAGATTGGCGTGGAAAGTGGTTCTATCGCCtcgttctgtctttctgtcatcacccacacacacacacacacacacactcaagcactctctctcacactcacacatacacactcactcactctcacacatacacacacgggcgcgcgcacacacggcacacacacacacacacacacacggcacactcacatacacacacacacaaacacacgcacacatgcacacccatgaaaacgcacacacacacacacacacgcatgtgttAGCCGCCAAACAGTTCCATCGGTGATTGAGCTGGTCGGCGCGTTTGGCTCTGATCACCCCTCCACAGACTGTCCACAATCAACACTTTTCTGAGACAAGTTTACACTTCATTATTTGTCTATCTGTCCACTATGTCTGTTCATTATGTGTTTCTGTCCGCTATGTCTGTTCATGATGTGTGTCTGTCCATTATGTCTGTTCATTATGTGTGTCCACTATGTCTGTTCATTATGACTGTCTGTCCACTATGTATGttcattatgtctgtctgtctgtccactatgttcattatgtctgtctgtccactatgTCTAttcattatgtctgtctgtccactataTCTTTGTCTGTTCATTATGTCTGTCCACTATGTCTGTTCATTATGTCTGTCCATTATGTCTGttcaatatgtctgtctgtccactatgTATGttcattatgtctgtctgtccactatgTCTGTtcattatgtttgtctgtccactatGTCTGTTCATtatgtctggctgtccactATGTCTGGTCATTATGTCTGTCTACTATGTCTGgtcattatgtctgtctgtccactatgTCTGgtcattatgtctgtctgtccactattTCTGtttattctgtctgtctgtccactatgTCTGTTCattatgtgtgtctgtccacTATGTCTGttcattatgtctgtctgtccactatgTCTGTTcattatgtgtgtctgtctactATGTCTGTTCATTCTGTCTGTCCACTGTGTCTGttcattatgtctgtctgttcattCTGTCTGTTCATTCTGTATGTCCACTATGTCTGttcattatgtctgtctgtccactatgTCTGTTCATTCTGTCTGTCCACTGTGTCTGttcattatgtctgtctgttcattCTGTCTGTTCATTCTGTATGTCCACTATGTCTGTTCATTATGTCTGTCTACTATGTCTGgtcattatgtctgtctgtccactgtgTCTGttcattatgtctgtctgttcattCTGTCTGTTCATTCTGTCTGTCCACTATGTCTGTTcattatgtgtgtctgtctactATGTCAGttcattatgtctgtctgtccactatgTCTGTTCATTCTGTCTGTCCACTGTGTCTGttcattatgtctgtctgttcattCTGTCTGTTCATTCAGTCTGTCCACTATGTCTGTTcattatgtgtgtctgtctactATGTCTGTTCATTCTGTCTGTCCACTATGTCTGttcattatgtctgtctgtccactatgTCTGTTCATTATGTCTGTCCACTATGTCTGTTCATTCTGTCTGTCCACTGTGTCTGttcattatgtctgtctgttcattCTGTCTGTTCATTCTGTATGTCCACTATGTCTGttcattatgtctgtctgtccactatgTCTGTTCATTATGTCTGTCCATTATGTCTGTCCACTATGTCTGTTCATtatgtctggctgtccactATGTCTGTTCATTATGTCTGTCCACAATGAAGACTATTGGTCTATGTTCCTGTGAATATCTTGTTTCGTTCAAAGTCAAACATTCCAGTCTACGTCTATCTGTGTTTGGATGTGTGCTTTACCGAGTGGTCATCGTGTGTCCAGGGTCGCTACGAGCCCTTCCTGCGAGCCATGCAGCGGGTCAACGCAGAAGTTGCCGCCATTCGCTTACGTCAGCAGTTTTTTCACACAGGTAAAACATCCAAcaataaataaaacattttaaaaGGGGGCGAAGAAGGAGGGAGTgatgggggggagggtgggggggtgcCTGCAAGTTTAAGAATTGACGTCGGGACAGAGGGGTTAGCGGGAGTGGCGGGGATAACAGTGTCTCAAATGACAGGCGTTCCTTGgctaaaacaaaatgaatgtcAGGGCGTTCCGATCAACAGCGAAATGTTCATGGCTTGTTCGAAACTGTAaaatgtatgtgcgtgtgtgtaggtggggggggggggggtggagagaaagagtgacggacagacagacagacagacggacggaaaTAAAACCTCGGAGAAATaaaaagcaagagagagagagagtcaagaaTCAGAAAACAATACGTCTCGTCCAGACCTTTTCAAACCTGTTTTGCAATGTCACGGAGGTGACACAGTTATTAGTACTTCCTGGGTTTCCAAGGATCTTCAGGAAACGGAATCCTCCTTCCGGGACTGGTGTCGTTTTGCGAGGATCTTTTAGTGAGAGTCCCCAGTCGACTTTTTGACAGCCCCCCAGCGGTAAACAAAATACGCCAGCGAGTCGTTTGAGCGCTAGTTAATGCGGGAGCAGGAAGTGATTGTTGATCGATTTCTGGAGGAACTGGACGGTTCCTGTTGGGCGGCTCTACTTTCTTGACACTCTCGAGGCTCTGACGTGATGCACAAGTTACCCGGCCATTGTGATTGGTTGTGTCGCTCAAACCAACAGTCAGCCGTTACGACGGAGCTGATTGGCCCGCTTTACCAAGACGTATCGAGTCACATACCGCAGTGATGATTGGCCCGCTTTACCAAGACGTATCAAGTCACATCCCGCAGTGATGATTGGCCCGCTTTACCAAGACATAGACCGGATGtataaaacaccggatgtatgaaagtctggatgtatgaaaggggtaggcagggtcccggcagaagctactctttgttattacttagaattttccggttgtatgaaaatcggatgtataaaagtccggttgtataaaagcaaatctctggtcccgagcagcacaaatgcgttgttgcaagaccggttgtaagaaaacgaaagtagacccaagtcaccaaatgaggatgccctgaaaacttccccaccaactgatttttatccagattctatagctgtcaacgagttgttctgtttaatttgtttctccattcaatcatttttttacaaattcgTCACGAAGACCCATAAAATCCCAGAAGGCATTTGTGTTACATTTATAACCAGAGACATTGGTCATGGATGTGAATCAGTTGTTatctgtttatgttgttgtattttatgttgttgtattttattttgttgtattttatgttgttgtttttatgttcttgttgttgtttttacatttagtcaagttttgacttcttcttcttcttctgcgttcgtgggctaaaactcccatgtacactcgtgtttttgcacgagtggatttttacgttgtttttaacgtagaggggggaatcgagacgagggttgtggtgtatgtgtgtgtgtgtgtgtgtgtctgtgtgtgtgtgtagagcgattcagaccaaactactggaccgatcttaatgaaatttgacatgagagttcctgggaatgatatccccggacgtttttttctttttttcgataaatacttttgatgacgtcatatccggctttttgtaaaagttgaggcagcactgtcacaccctcatttttcaatcaaattgattgaaattttggccaagcaatcttcgacgaaggccggacttcggtattgcatttcagcttggtggcttaaaaattaattaatgactttggtcattaaaaatctgaaaattgtaaaacaacattttttttataaaacgatccaaatttacgttcatcttattcttcatcattttctgattccaaaaacatataaatatgttatatttggattaaaaacaagctctgaaaattaaaaatataaaaattatttttaaaattgGGGGGCGGAGAGAGCACGGCCTTATGCAAAGCAGAACAGTTCCTTACACAAACAGTTGCTCTTTCTATCGGTTGtcctgactgtgtcagtgtatgtaagtacatgtacttttccacttgttattcacaaaccttttcttctagcaaggatatgtatcaaaacatttaaacataaaaaaaacaaataaatacaaaaatgatatgaaaaaaaccctacttttatcaagtaacagacgcgtggccggatgtatgaaagtcaatccacaatattttcatacatccggttaaccggatttagtaaagaccggatgtatgaaagacaaaaagtgggtCCCGACGACTTTCTTACATCCGGTCTCGACTGATGAGCAATACAAAAGTGGCACCTCACTCAGACTTGGAAATTAAGATGCCGGTTTGCCGCTTGCAGCAGTATGTTTACCGCCAGTGGTCTGTGCATGCTTTAACAGCAATACCAGCACCCCTCCACTTGCTCACATACCAGATCTCAACAGCCGGGCAGCATTCTTTACAGCATTTAActgttttgctgaattaattgtgTAGCTTGACAAAGGTGTCACTTAGGAAATGAATGAACTAAACGAGCCCCAAAACGACATGTGTCGCCTCCCCTTGAAGTGCAGTGATGAGCGTCGTGCCTGTCACAATCGATGTACgataccaatttttttttttaaacacccaCACATGACATCTATTTTTGACCCTCTCTTTGGAAGTAAAAACTCTGGCGTCAAAAGGGAAACAGAGTTCGAGAAGGCGTCGTACAGTGAATAATTACATCACGTCAAATTCTGCCGCTTCTTCTGAATGGCTCCCGAGGAACTGACAGAGACTTTCGGTACAAAgtgtctcggtgacttcgtcctatcagaagaagaaaaatacccGTAAGGTCAccaccaggctgtgcatgtattggCGTCATACATCCTCAGTAACAATGTCATTTTGGGAGACGTTGCCCGTTCAACGTGCCTTACTGATGAGTGCTGTGCCTGTCAGAATGGCTCGCGTGTCTTGAGACGGAGGCACGTTAAGAACTGTGCAATGTTCGCGCGGGACTGCAATTTGTGCAAATCACTGACAGGACATATATCAGTCTTGGCTTTTTGCTTTTCTAATGCTGTTATCGATGTGTTTTTCTCCTCCCTACTTTTCTGCGTTCTTTATAAAGTCTCCCTATTTTTTGCCTGTTTTTTTCCCcctcgtctctctctttctctctctctctctctctctctctctctctatctctctctctctctctctctctctctctctctctctcactctctctctctctctctctcctcctcccccccctctctctctctctctctctctctctctctctctctctctctctctctctctctctctctctctctctctctctctctctctctctctctctctgtaagctTTTTCACCCGTCtcaatctgggtttcgtccAAAACATTCTTGCCATACTGCTCTTATTAAGATGTGTGATTCTTGGCTGTCAGCCATAAACCGGTCTGAAATAGTGGGCACTGTCTTCCTCGACTTCAAGAAAGCTTTCGACACAGTGGACCATACTACATTACTTTCAAAGCTATCCGCGTATCTCCCTAAGTCTCCATTTCTAGCCTTCTTTCGTTCTTATTTAAGTGATCGAAAGCAATATGTCCTTCTTAATGGGAAACTGTCTACTACAGGTCGTGTCACAAGTGGGGTTCGTCAAGGTTCCGTTCTTGGTCCACTTTTGTTTTGTATATTCATTAATGACTTGCCACTCCATATTTCTGATCCTCGTGTTATCAATgacctttttgctgacgactcaTCTGTGTACACTTTCTCAAAAAATCTGAACGTGTTAGAGTCATCACTTCAAAGAAGCCTCGATGAAATGTTTACTTGGTGTAACACTAATACTATGATAGTTCATCCTGCAAAAACCAAAAGTGTGGTAATCACTTCtagacagaaacatcagctGGCCCCACTTGATCTAAAGCTTAACCTTGGATCATCACCGATTGAGCAAGTGCGTGAACATCGGGTTCTAGGAGTCACAATAGATTCTGAGCTAAACTGGAAATGTCATTTAAACAATATAAACAAAACGCTGTCGAGAAACATGTTCTTATTCTCGCAGCTACGATATTATGTCGACACTTCAGTTCTTAAATTATTTTACCAtgcacacattctttcgcatttaaGTTATGCTTCTACGTTATGGGACAACTGTGTATCATGTACCCTCtgctagtcattgtgcattttagttaatggactgatgatgtcatttgcatggagtcgacgcacgtgcgaggatatgtatgtgtgggaggggggggggggcgcgggagatggaaacttgctgtatgttatgtaatgtatatattgtgtgtgatacgtggaaaatgtgatactatttatttgcatgtatgatacagggaCAAATGTGATATTtgtaggcctaggcctatactagtgattactgtgtgtgatacatgaaatgtgatatgaatgctgtttttatatgttatactcttactttctgcctatgtcttaatcccaagcgcaagacaaattcttctatgtggaaattgaagccaataaaatttgagttgagttgagttgagttgagtgatGTTCACATGATCAAACTGAATTCTCTCCTTCGTCGTGCAGCTAAACTTATGATACTTAACTCATCGGTCACTACTGACGAAAAACTGAAACTGCTTGGCCTCCTTCCGTTGAACCAGCAGCTTAAACTGAATAAATCATTATTCATGTTTAGAGTTATGAACAAGGAAGTCCCAGAGTACATTCTGTCGCTGTTTCAAAAAGCAACCAGGTATGGTTCTAGTAAATTCATTCCACCTCGCCCCCGACTAAATTTGTACAAGTCTAGTCTTGCATTTTCAGGGTCATCAgtgtggaattcacttccaacagCATTAACATATATGCCATCAGTCAAAGCCTTTAAAaagcaaatacacagacatttgTTTCAAATCTGATTCCAAGTGGAGCGTTCCACCGTTATCGTAACCTAGTGGTGATTCAAAATGGGTTTACTCCGATGTATTAAA
Encoded here:
- the LOC138981351 gene encoding uncharacterized protein, with the translated sequence MGKARPASSRLRFVPPFTPHIDSQQPASSDKTSPNCYDQVPGDDLVDSSQATWPEATSDQTGDHGNARRKAVKACRTAGAVLGAVLSVTTRVATSPSCEPCSGSTQKLPPFAYVSSFFTQTVTNKAKGIALRPQSVTS